ATCCGAGGATCAATGGATATCGGAGAAAAAAGTGGTGGAGACATTTTTTTGTTATGGTATGGTAATAGTGACCCTCGTTTTATATACAAACTTTGTTTATAATACagtaaaattaatatttgtggTTCAAAAGTTGGGACATTTTTCCCAAAccctgtatttttttctcaaactacgctattttattgcaaaaacatGCTTCAAATTTGCCCCAAAATTTGAGACCTTTTCTCTCCAATAAGCCAGCCTAAATAAGTTTTAACGGCAAATATATGGGCGCACGCATTAAATGAGCGCATATGAACATACGTGTGGAGTATGtacctttagaatccaatgtcataGTTGATATATGAGAACTATAATGAGAACATGGATACTAAATGTAGAATTAGTTTAGAACGATGCATCACATACCGAGACAAGATACATGTAGACACATTTTGTAATGGattcatgacattggattctaaaggtaAGCCCAACTGGGTGAGTTGGTTATgagatgaactggtgattacaatgtagatgaaataatgattggaccaaatggttgttagacgaaacgatggacggaatggcattaagactacatgtaaatgaaggtagaccgtgtggtgagtggacgagttggcaatttaccgCTTCAGGGTAGACAAGACTCGACTTAGAGGACTCCAcgattatgattataatgttaataatattcccatcaatttcatatttataaaatacCATCATAGAGTCCTCTTGGCTAGGTTTATAGCTGCCCGGTCGAATCACTGTTAAAGtaggaatccaacccaaatcaCAAGACAAGTTTTCAAAGTCGACTTACAGATCTCTtataaaatataagaaaatattttgataaagaaaataattttaaaaattataaaagagtTAGAAATTGTTATAACTTGTAATTATTATACCGATGGAAATGTTAAATTGACTAAATAGATCTATATTATAGGTATTAATCAGTGTGATGTAGGATATGGGTTAGGAATAGGATCAACACCCCATTTGCTCCCACACACACTTAACGAGCAAAAATTAGTAAAATGTCCTCTCTTTCAAAATCTTTACCGCTATTTCTCGAGAACCTCAACAATATGCTATCTTGATTACTTCCCCAAGGGAAAGAGTGCTTAGGAGAAGGCTACAAATTCCTGCTAATAAAGTACATAGTCAGGGAATAGGAGAGACCACTTTTCACAATTTACTCACCATTTGCCAATTCCATAGTCTTGGTGATCTTATTCTCTTTAAACAGCAAtatctttgttattccttgtatTTTCCTTTCTACTATTGCCTACGTGTAGttcttgttattttattttgaattttctgCTCtcatatcatgaaaatcattttaACCAAGGTTTGATGTTAATTGAAAATGTAGATCAGTTGTAgatatataatacaatacaaaggcataatttgtctgtttctttttatcattgcaGATTGAGAAGGGATATAAAATGGCTGTAGCTCCACTATCACTATTACAAGTATCATCTGTTTTCAAAAGATGTGGACTGCATATGATTGACAAGACTTTGAGCCTGAATTACTTAAAGGGCAGAAGATGGAATACAGTTATACCATGGGAAGTGTCTTTCTTAGATGTTAAATCAAGGATGGAACCGCTTTACTCCACTCCTTCTCTTCTAAGAACTACTCGTTGGACCATGCAATTGTCACAGAGACATTTTTCTCAACCACCGTGGCAAGTGTGGCCCTTGGGCAAACTTGACCCTCCTAAGAAGAAACATTTGAAAGAACCCACTCATTCATCAGCTGTCTCTGTTCTGGATCTTGATACCCACACAGTGTCCTATCTTGGTAGACTTCATGATGCAGAAACCCCAACAGAGGTTATGGCAGTCCTTCGAGAGGGTGGGAATGACCTATCTACTGTGCACTATGCTCGTGCTCTTGCAAGACTTGCTGATATTGTCCATGAGCAAAAACAGGAAGAAGGACTTGTAAAAAGTACTATAGCTCCTGTTTTATATGATTCACGGTTCAGACACCTGTGCCATTTAGTTCTCCAACACTCACGGCACCTAGGTAATGATTTATTTGTAGACACACTGGAAGCATTGCAGAAATTGAAAATTCCTCTGAAGAGCAGCATGATGTACACATTTCTAGTGCAAGCCGAACAGCGGGTCAATACATTCAATGTCGCAGAATTAGCCCAGTTTGCGGGTATTTTGAGTCGATATCATTATCATGGGAATGCAAGAGTGCAAGCCTTGGTTAACGCAGTTGGTCTCTTGACACCACAACTTATTAATGATTTAAGAACCTTACACCACACCCTTACCCTTATTACTGTAGTGGGCACTTCACTGGACAGTGTATGTCGAGGTAGAATTGCCAACATGCTTCTTGCCATACTAGCTGCAGATGAAGAGCGTTCACTGAAGGACATTTCTCAGGCTGTCTTAGCTCTTCATAAGATTGACTATAAGGTAGACATCCTCCTGGAATTAGCATGTCCAGTGCTGACTCAAAATATGGCAGATCTATCAGACTCTGATCTTTACCATCTGCTATGTGCATTCAGTGGTTTGGGCCATGCTGATCAGGACTTCTTCGAAGTAGCATCAGAGAGAATCCTAGAAGACATTGACAAGTGGAGTCCTACATGGTTGATCAATGTTGCCAAAGCATTCAGTGTTGCTGAGATGGAAGCACCTCTTTTGTATGATCGTATTATCAGGAGAGTGATGGATAGTGATGTGAAAAAGCTCAGTCTCTTGGACATGACCAACCTTGTCTGCAGTTTACATGCTCTTGGCCATAGGTAGAGTATTCTCATGATTTGAAGCACAATATGATAGGCCTACACTTTTAGTAcaatttctcatttctttttttagtgagggggggggggggcttatctTTTACCTAAGTTCAAAGCATGGCACAGGTTACTGGTAAAAATATCAATAGGGTTGGTTTGTAGGGGCCCTAAATCTTGATATATGAAGGCATTTTAGGGACAGCACTAAGAGTATAATAAGTTACTTTTCACCAAATGTTTGTCCGAggaatgttgatgaaacactatCTTCTTACACCATAAAAAAAACTATGTAATGAATGATCTACGCTGGTGACCTAATGGACAAATTATTCagtcaaattttcaatttcttcacAATTTTTTAGGCCACCATCCAGCTGGGACTTTGGAAACTTTGTCACCAAGGCTACAAGATCTTTGATAGCTGATACTTCTAGGTTATCGTATGCAGACTGTAGGGCTGTCTTGTCTCTAGCTCATTCTCTAGCATCCTTGGGCTACTTTCCTTCAGATCTGTGGCAGTTTCTCACCAGTAGAAAGTTTGCCAACTGGTTTATGATGGTCAAAGGTATGAAATTTAACCCTGGATAATaaaggaatatacatgtattttgtatctGGTTAGTTCACAGTTTGAAAATAATGcagtcatatacatgtaggtgtaagGGTTTTTATGCATCCACCCACTGGTGTGGTTGTCAGAGGCATTGTTTCCATTTTATACTTGTAGTCCGTCTGTCCATCTTGTTTTAATTCTTCCAATAATTAAAGAACCTTGTAATGGATCAACTAAAAAGTTGGGTTGTGTCTAATTCAATGTACATGTGCATATGATAAAGGAGTGACATTGATCTGATTATTTAGGAAGATAAAATGACATAGGTCATTATGTATGTTTAATCCTTGTGATTACTAGAGAATTGTTTAATCAAATTTGTCTCATGCATGCATATGGGAATAATATCTGATCTGATTTGGGGTCACAAGGTCTAAGGTCATAGAGGCCTTAACTACTGTAATTGCCACAATAACTCGTCATTTTATACATGTGGATTGAAATGAAACTTTGCTCACACGAGTAATGATTAAATGagttttttgacaaaaaattcaCATGCTAAGTGTGAAATGCATGTAGTTCTGTGCTTGTCATCACAGAGGCATCAATTTTTACTGCTTGCAGTTGAGAATCTGTAGTTCAAAAGAAGCAAGGGAATGAAAAGCAGGGATTGGGTCCTTATCAGAAAATTCATGAAagatcttcaatatttttttatatcattgtttcATGAAAGAGATGGATACTCAAAACTTGTCAAGGTCTTCATATGgattatttccaattcgtccaattgccaacttgtctactatcatttggtctacatgtaccattagttcgtccactcaccacatggtctactttcatttagtctaatgccattccggctaataaccagttggtccaatagccatttagtctaatgccattccgtctaataaccagttggtccaatagccatttagtccatatgccatttggtataatttgactaagtgttaattgtccaaaatgaatgaaaatgaaatggatattggaccaactggttatgggACGacatggtcatagacgaaatggtgatggaCGGAGTGGCATtagaataaatgaaagtagaccatgtggaaagtggacgagttggcagtagccAAATTGCCAATTTACCATCATGTATGTAACTACCAAGTTGCCATTTGTGCCATTAACTATCATGTATCTGCTTGTTTGTTCTTCCctgatttcattttcagatgGCAAAGAATACAAGAACATGGTTGGTGATATCAAGGTCTTATCCGAACTCCTCAAAGACAGTCATCTGGATGCAGCTGACATGTGGGCCGTTGACATTGAGAAGTTATTACCCTTGCAATGATATTGATTTGATTACGGTAGTAGCCAAATGGACATAGTTATTGACTTGGGGCTTCAAATGATTCAATGGAAACACTGGAAGAATTCTATTCTGACAACCCATACCATACTGGTATATGCAACaacagggccccatcttacaaagtgttacaattgatccaatcaatctcaactgtatggaaatccatccataccataattttttctacaggagaTTTGCACAAcctagtaaacaaagagaatcacactgaatctttaagagaataatgaatgtatgaatatacatcatatctagaaaatattttgaacaaaacatACAATTTAGATGTTGACGGTGTTGGCCATCTGTAGTTGTGGGTTGATCATATCAACGCAACTGTTTGTAAGACAGGGGCCCTGTTGTCTCATTGGTTTGCAGTATTAATGGTTATAATTTTGTTGGAGAATGGTTTTGTCCCATGGGTTTTGTTACAGATTACCGGTACTGCTCATtccatatatacttatatgtgtGAAGTTCCAAGGGACTTTCAATGCAGAGGCTGCTGACCTACTTCCCAAGTaggtttgacaaaaaaatctgaattctTGAGTAACACTTGAATTCATGATCATGACCTTTTGCATCTGAAGAGCTAGTCTAGATCTTGACGTTCGTAGTTATTTCTTTAGAAAACCCTACACTCACTCATTGCATTGGTATATACACCAATACACCATTGATTCCTCTTTTTACCTTCTTTTAGAATGAGAGGTGAAAAGAGGAGTACTGGTGAGTGAGTGTAGggttttccccaaaaaataatgTCCAGATCAAGACTACTGAAGAGCATTTCTTTGAGCCAAAGATTTATTTATATTGCTTTAACCACCTATGAGATACTATAGTTAACTCTTTCTAATAAACAGATTTCCGTGATTAAATTGTTAGTCTTCAAAAGATGAACCAAAATATTGCTGGTTATTTGTTGATTTTGTGTGACACTTCATTCACTTAGCTAAACTTTTCTGCATCATAGgcattgtgatgatgatgacgaggtACGATACCTAGTGTTAGTGCAGTGTTTTCTTGAGGGATTCCACAGACTAATTCGGTTGAAACTAGAAGCCATGGGCATTGCAATCACAAGGTATGTCACTGTTCTGACAAGATGCTGCAGCATGATTGATGGCTCTTGGCCTCAGCAGCTTGATGTCTTTATAAGCCAATATTTAATTCAACCCTCAAGTCAGATGGATTATTGTTCTTTTCTTAAGAATGTTGCTCATATAATTTTGGTGTTCAATTCATGAATGAGGCTTGTTACTGTACCTATGTAATGCACCTCTTGGGAAAAACTTGAGCCAAATAATTTGACAATGTCATTGGCAGGTGATGGATTTTGTATGCAGTCATCTTGAGCTGGGCAGAAATGTAAGGTAGCGCTTTTGGTTCAATGCACTGGTAGCATGTTATTTTGCAGCAAAGTGACATAATGCTCtttagtacatgtatttgatttccaTTTTGGTTAACTAATCTAAAATGCCAACTATTGAAGTGAATACTAAACAAGGATATCTCCTAGCAAATTATTCAGTAAAAATCTTTGCTTAATCCAACTTTTGAATTAAGTACCCGTCCAGGAACCTACTTCAAAGATAGTGAGAACACGATACTGTATTGTCGCTGAACGAcatgttattttttatgtttttttttcaagaataatGTTGCAAGTGAACAATTATCCACACTCCTCTTCCAGCTGAATCATTTTGTGGAAGATATTACTATACAGACTCCACCAAGTATGGAAATACACATATACGATTTTAAGCATGCAAACAATTTTGACAGTCTTTACGGTCCTTATGAAATGAGAAACTTTTTGGCCAATACACTTCCACTAttaaaagcagaaaataaaatgtattttaaaaaaattcacgGATTCATGCTTATTTTCCTTCCATAACCAATTCTAATTATCCTGCATCAGTAGTcaataaggaaagaaaatgcatgttttctttatttgtgaTATAGCATTTATTGCCTTCAAAGAACCACAAGCTCATATCtggcagtttttttttcatcgcaCATCAGGTCTTGTGTACCACATCAACACATGTAACTTCCAATAACCTATTCCAAAATAACCACACATTTAGCAACTAACATGCACATGCTTTAAAATAGAGGTTCACATGGGTTACACATGTACTGATACTTGACAGGAATTCTAACAAAGCAGCAGCTGTCGGATTCAACTGGTAATTTCCATTCTTGAAAATGGGAATTCCATAAGGACAAAACTTGGAGAAGAGAAAGCAACTTCAGTTGGGTATTTATAGCACACTTCATGTTAAtgggacatgtacatgtatgaatgatttATGGAAAAAGGAACAATTCTATTCCAATCAAGATTTTATGTTTGCTGCAATATGAATGCATATGTTCACTATTTTCAAGTTTCTTTTCATACAGGGACCCTGTTCCACATCCCATTGAAGCCTATTTCAATTCTCAGCATCATTCTGAATTATAGAGTATACTTCTGATAAGCTGTCCAAGTGTTTAGACTTATGATGGTATCAAGATAAGATCTTCAGTTACAATTATTTCAGTCAAAGGGAATTCAGATAAATTGACTGTGAAAATTGATCAATGAAAGTAGTTCATTTCTACATGCACTCAATGGTAACAACCGTGACATATTTTACTACAGTCCAATATTAGCACTTAAACTTGCTCAGACGTCAACAATAACCAGGCATGTCAATTTAAACATCAACACCATACAAATATCTGACTCCCAGTATTGCATGTACAGAATACATGTTAATTTCAGCGAATAAAAGTAAATATTATTTCTTAAAGGGTCTCGACCTTCATTTCATAAAggttattttgcaaatttatagAATACAAGTAAAGATATACTTGGTATGTAAATATTCATGAGATGGATGATTATCaattcattatataaaa
This genomic interval from Lytechinus pictus isolate F3 Inbred chromosome 3, Lp3.0, whole genome shotgun sequence contains the following:
- the LOC129257657 gene encoding uncharacterized protein LOC129257657 produces the protein MAVAPLSLLQVSSVFKRCGLHMIDKTLSLNYLKGRRWNTVIPWEVSFLDVKSRMEPLYSTPSLLRTTRWTMQLSQRHFSQPPWQVWPLGKLDPPKKKHLKEPTHSSAVSVLDLDTHTVSYLGRLHDAETPTEVMAVLREGGNDLSTVHYARALARLADIVHEQKQEEGLVKSTIAPVLYDSRFRHLCHLVLQHSRHLGNDLFVDTLEALQKLKIPLKSSMMYTFLVQAEQRVNTFNVAELAQFAGILSRYHYHGNARVQALVNAVGLLTPQLINDLRTLHHTLTLITVVGTSLDSVCRGRIANMLLAILAADEERSLKDISQAVLALHKIDYKVDILLELACPVLTQNMADLSDSDLYHLLCAFSGLGHADQDFFEVASERILEDIDKWSPTWLINVAKAFSVAEMEAPLLYDRIIRRVMDSDVKKLSLLDMTNLVCSLHALGHRPPSSWDFGNFVTKATRSLIADTSRLSYADCRAVLSLAHSLASLGYFPSDLWQFLTSRKFANWFMMVKDGKEYKNMVGDIKVLSELLKDSHLDAADMWAVDIEKLLPLQ